A window of the Tenebrio molitor chromosome 1, icTenMoli1.1, whole genome shotgun sequence genome harbors these coding sequences:
- the LOC138141392 gene encoding nitric oxide synthase-interacting protein homolog: MTRHARNCTAGAVYTYHEKKKDAQASGYGTNAQRLGKDSVKDFDCCCLSLQPCQNPVITKEGYLFDKEAILKYIIAKKNENSHKLKEYERLKKKEADVNFNKAVAETSKKVDQFLKGENSIVSKSSGGKQEAASSISNMSTGHDKELPSFWIPSKTPTVERNNFQKPVNIIPCPVSGKPLKVKDLIDVKFKPYIDQQDNKKALITKENRYVCAVTHDILSNSVPCAVLKPTGDVVTLECVEKIIKKDWIHPLTNVKLSENDIIVMQRGGTGYSQTNTKLEAKQARPALQA; the protein is encoded by the exons ATGACCAGACATGCAAGAAATTGTACAGCAGGAGCTGTGTATACTTACCATGAAAAGAAGAAAGATGCCCAAGCTTCTGGATATGGAACTAATGCCCAAAGGCTAGGTAAAGATTCtgtaaaagattttgactGTTGCTGTCTTTCATTGCAACCTTGTCAGAATCCAGTAATAAC TAAAGAAGGATATTTATTTGATAAAGAagctattttaaaatatataatagcaaaaaaaaatgaaaacagtcATAAACTAAAAGAATACGAAAGGCTGAAGAAAAAGGAAGCAgatgtaaattttaataaagctGTTGCAGAGACAAGTAAAAAAGttgatcaatttttaaaaggaGAAAATAGTATTGTAAGCAAATCAAGTGGTGGGAAACAAG AAGCAGCATCTTCAATTTCCAATATGTCCACTGGTCATGACAAAGAATTACCTAGTTTTTGGATTCCATCCAAAACACCAACAGttgaaagaaataattttcaaaaaccg GTTAATATTATACCTTGTCCAGTATCTGGTAAACCATTGAAAGTGAAGGATTTAATTGATGTTAAATTTAAGCCATATATTGATCAACAAGATAATAAAAAGGCATTGataactaaagaaaatcgtTATGTTTGTGCAGTTACACATGACATCTTAAGTAATTCTGTTCCATGTGCAGTTTTGAAACCTAC GGGTGATGTTGTAACACTAGAATGTGttgaaaaaatcattaaaaaggACTGGATACACCCCCTTACAAATGTAAAGTTATCAGAAAATGATATTATTGTAATGCAGAGG GGAGGTACAGGCTATTCGCAGACCAATACTAAATTGGAAGCAAAACAAGCGAGACCGGCCCTCCAGGCATAA
- the Cdk9 gene encoding cyclin-dependent kinase 9, which translates to MSRNNEPKVVMQSSSHPQSVMMNMREKEKYIETFSFPFCDESDKYEKIAKIGQGTFGEVFKARDKSNPKKFVAMKKVLMDNEKEGFPITALREIRILQLLKHENVVNLIEICQTKASQRNRYRSTFYLVFDFCEHDLAGLLSNVHVKFSLGEIKKVVQQLFNGLYYIHSNKILHRDMKAANVLITKNGVLKLADFGLARAFSTNKNGLPNRFTNRVVTLWYRPPELLLGERNYGPPVDLWGAGCIMAEMWTRSPIMQGNSEQQQLTLISQLCGTICPQVWPGVENLELYKKMELPVQKRKVKERLKHYMKDPYACDLLDKLLVLDPSKRADADTALNHDFFWTDPMPCDLGKMLANHTQSMFEFLAPPRRPTQMRHHSLPRPTTSAVQDSGYQDRVF; encoded by the exons ATGAGTAGAAATAATG AACCAAAAGTAGTTATGCAGAGCAGTAGCCATCCGCAATCCGTAATGATGAATATGcgcgaaaaagaaaaatatattgaaacTTTTAGTTTTCCATTCTGCGATGAATCAGACAAATATGagaaaattgccaaaattgggcaaggtacttttgg GGAAGTGTTTAAAGCGAGGGATAAAAGTAAtcccaaaaaatttgttgcaatGAAAAAAGTATTAATGGATAATGAAAAAGAAGGG TTTCCAATAACAGCTTTGCGAGAGATTAGGATACTACAATTACTCAAACATGAAAATGTTGTTAACCTTATAGAAATATGCCAAACAAAAGCGTCACAGCGAAATAGATATAGATCGactttttatttagtttttgaCTTTTGCGAACATGACTTGGCAGGTTTACTATCAAATGTTCATGTTAAATTCAGTTTaggagaaataaaaaaagtggTGCAGCAATTGTTTAATGGTCTATATTATATTCATAGTAATAAAATTCTGCATAGAGATATGAAAGCTGCTAATGtgttaataacaaaaaatggtGTTTTAAAATTAGCAGATTTTGGTTTAGCTCGAGCTTTTAGTACCAACAAAAATGGATTGCCTAATAG GTTTACAAATCGTGTTGTGACTTTATGGTATAGACCTCCTGAACTCTTATTAGGAGAAAGAAATTATGGACCCCCAGTTGATCTTTGGGGGGCTGGCTGTATTATGGCTGAAATGTGGACTAGATCACCTATTATGCAAGGCAATAGTGAGCAGCAACAGTTAACATTAATTTCACAGCTATGTGGAACTATATGCCCACAAGTTTGGCCTGGTGTGGAAAACTTAGAACtctataaaaaaatggaactTCCAGTCCAGAAAAGAAAG GTAAAAGAAAGATTGAAACACTACATGAAAGATCCATACGCCTGTGATTTACTCGACAAACTTCTGGTGCTTGATCCTTCTAAACGAGCTGATGCAGATACTGCTTTAAATCATGATTTCTTCTGGACTGATCCAATGCCATGTGATTTGGGTAAAATGTTAGCTAACCATACTCAAAGTATGTTTGAGTTTTTGGCCCCACCAAGAAGACCAACACAGATGAGGCATCATTCACTACCTAGACCAACTACTTCGGCTGTGCAAGATAGTGGATATCAAGACAGAGTTTTTTAG
- the Atx-1 gene encoding uncharacterized protein Atx-1, which yields MISAGLEGRLPYMTYPEPWRGPPKQPPEFLRPAPKPIPPTSRYNGVSTSPNGMRLAPSQRPINKYPSSTSITNPVNLTQHKDEIVEELPFYRLYTTPHLSHFPQFTTMYQSHYPPMIRSTFPATSLQPLETYSPTTPTAITSSTFLSPPSTFSPPSPVKPGQSVLRDKRITSQTAQQTAQTQSNHQSVAFKVPSGKEGSLKHRILTRPEDGGRNIAPLDLQKPAETPRKRLNATMSPPRSPKKAVNNNNTVLSNFTKGSLIQLASGELRKIEDMRTEDFVSSAENSPELRLAESTVVRIEENPATGTATITLSYNQRRTQVEVESTMEHPFFVFGQGWASCCPERTQQCYRLKVHRLQVGDILISLTPREHFGTPSSIRSTTIMTTATSTAMTVRQLSMDSVPKMPRETDQSTNSQMQPINLHSSSHPPQTSPDNTLSVRKRSAPDQICDDEEQRSMRRHRIE from the exons ATGATTTCCGCAGGTTTGGAGGGAAGATTGCCCTACATGACCTACCCCGAGCCTTGGCGTGGGCCGCCCAAACAGCCACCGGAGTTTCTTAGGCCAGCACCAAAGCCAATTCCCCCCACCAG TCGATACAATGGGGTAAGCACCTCTCCAAATGGGATGAGACTAGCCCCATCTCAGCGTCCCATAAACAAGTATCCATCGTCTACATCAATAACAAATCCAGTAAACCTCACTCAACACAAAGATGAaatcgtcgaagagcttccaTTTTACAGGCTATACACGACCCCACATTTATCACATTTTCCTCAGTTCACCACAATGTACCAGAGCCACTACCCTCCAATGATACGATCAACTTTTCCTGCTACCTCCTTGCAGCCTTTGGAGACCTATTCTCCGACCACTCCCACGGCAATCACTTCTTCAACGTTCCTATCGCCCCCGTCCACTTTTAGTCCTCCGTCACCCGTTAAGCCTGGCCAAAGTGTTCTAAGAGATAAAAGAATTACATCTCAGACTGCACAACAAACAGCACAAACTCAGTCGAACCATCAGTCAGTAGCCTTCAAAGTACCTTCTGGAAAAGAGGGTTCTTTAAAGCATCGAATACTTACAAGACCAGAAGATGGTGGAAGAAACATTGCTCCCTTAGATTTACAGAAACCAGCAGAAACACCCAGGAAAAGACTCAACGCGACTATGTCGCCACCAAGATCGCCCAAAAAAGCTGtcaataacaataatacaGTTTTGAGTAATTTTACAAAAGGATCTCTAATACAACTTGCCAGCGGCGAGCTGCGAAAGATTGAAGACATGCGAACTGAAGATTTTGTGTCATCTGCTGAAAATAGTCCAGAACTACGACTAGCGGAAAGTACTGTTGTTAGAATAGAAGAGAATCCTGCAACCGGAACTGCCACTATTACGCTTAGTTATAACCAGAGACGTACACAG GTGGAGGTGGAGTCTACGATGGAACATCCATTTTTCGTATTTGGTCAGGGATGGGCATCGTGTTGTCCTGAACGAACCCAACAGTGCTATCGATTGAAAGTGCATCGGCTGCAGGTGGGCGATATTCTTATCTCCTTGACGCCAAGAGAGCACTTCGGTACACCTTCGTCGATCCGCAGTACGACCATCATGACGACAGCAACCAGTACGGCAATGACAGTGCGACAGTTGTCCATGGACAGTGTACCGAAGATGCCGCGCGAAACCGACCAATCAACTAATAGTCAAATGCAACCTATAAATTTGCACAGTTCAAGCCATCCGCCGCAGACGTCTCCTGATAATACTTTATCAGTAAGAAAAAGATCCGCCCCTGATCAAATCTGTGATGATGAAGAACAGCGTTCGATGAGAAGGCATAGAATAGAATGA